Proteins encoded by one window of Acetivibrio thermocellus ATCC 27405:
- a CDS encoding C39 family peptidase, which produces MYFNRAIFPAVIIGIILFIIGQRTSRAVSGKPVRILLGFVFILLCIPNFLFGAYYMHFINEPVWYIKFRAIDNIELLSFLTGLFFGFVTFKDESFGKIKLKVFNKYIFVICMLLIIVPFIKPIIRPVSRNSQFQDRWKDGVCLQSTGSTCGPAALATIFNYYGISKSEEEIARAAFSSSSGTENWYLIRYAEKNGLETEVSYKNSLNDVPVPSIIGTYINGRIGHFITILGKEGDHFVVGDSLKGRLLLTEKEFNKYYTFSNFVLHIKKPEDLYSSKMKPGNGETEGNFDTENTDDT; this is translated from the coding sequence ATGTATTTTAACCGTGCAATATTTCCGGCTGTAATAATCGGCATTATACTTTTTATTATAGGGCAAAGAACCTCAAGGGCGGTGAGCGGAAAACCCGTCAGGATTCTTTTGGGTTTTGTGTTCATCCTCCTTTGTATTCCAAACTTTCTGTTTGGGGCATATTACATGCATTTTATAAATGAACCTGTATGGTATATTAAATTTAGGGCGATTGACAATATTGAGTTGTTATCATTCCTGACAGGTCTTTTCTTTGGATTTGTAACTTTCAAAGATGAAAGCTTTGGGAAAATTAAGTTAAAAGTTTTTAATAAATATATATTCGTTATCTGCATGCTTTTAATTATAGTACCTTTTATTAAACCGATTATAAGACCTGTAAGCCGGAATTCTCAGTTTCAAGACCGATGGAAAGATGGGGTGTGTTTGCAATCTACAGGTTCAACTTGCGGTCCTGCAGCATTAGCGACAATTTTTAATTATTATGGAATATCAAAAAGTGAAGAAGAGATTGCAAGGGCAGCCTTTTCCAGTTCAAGCGGTACGGAGAATTGGTATTTAATCAGGTATGCGGAAAAGAACGGACTCGAAACTGAAGTTTCATACAAAAACAGTTTGAACGATGTACCGGTACCGTCAATAATCGGAACTTATATTAACGGCAGGATAGGCCACTTTATAACGATTTTAGGCAAAGAAGGAGACCATTTTGTTGTCGGAGATTCTTTAAAAGGCAGATTACTGTTAACCGAAAAGGAGTTTAATAAATACTATACTTTTTCAAATTTTGTTTTGCACATAAAAAAGCCGGAGGATTTATATTCTTCAAAGATGAAGCCCGGGAATGGAGAGACAGAAGGCAACTTCGATACGGAAAATACGGATGATACTTAA